In Thermus neutrinimicus, the DNA window CACGTGGGCGCAGGTCCATCCTAAAGGGGTGGTCCCACGTTTTGACGTGTACTGAGGCCCCTTCCTGTCACCGTGCAAATGGTGGGTAACTCCTTCTACCCTAAGGTCTTGGAGATCCCTGCCGGGACTACCGTAGAGTTTGTGAATGAGGACGTTTTTGACCTGTTGGAGGGGGAACGCACGGGCTTGCATGATGCCGTGGTTATTGATGTCCAAGGTCCTGAGCCCTTTGTGACCCCCAAGCTGGGTCATGGGCAACGGTATCGCATCACCTTCACCAAGCCTGGGGAGTACGTGTACATCTGCAGCATTCACCCTTACATGAAGGGGATCATCCGCGTCTACGAGCCCTTAAGCCAGCGGACCGATTCCCAATAACCCAGAGCATCTAGCTAATATCGGCAAATGTTCCAGGGGGAAATCCCTTGGGACATTTGCCCTTGACGTAAGTCATGGAAACTCAGGCGAAGAGGTCCGAGTCTATGAGCTGGAGGTGAAAGGAGGTTGGGTATGGAGATCGGCTGGATAGAAACCACCATCGGGGCCCTTTTCGCCACCGTGGTCCTTACCCTATGGCTTTCCCGGGGGTCCGGATGGCTCGAGCCTCGGTTCTGGCGCAATGCGGCCGTGGTGAGCTCCCTGATCATGACCGGGATCCTGGTCTACCTCACCATCGATTCCCTAAACCAGATCCGGGAGGGTTCGGCCCGAGTGCCGGCCTATAGCGTGATCAACAAGGCCATCGGGCTCAAACGGGATTACGAGAAGCGCCGGGATATCCCGGTCATTGGGGAGGAGGTGGGGTTTTTCGGAAAGATCTGGAGCGAGCAGGAAGCCTACGCCCTGGTCAACAAGGGCAAGATGACCCTGCAGAGCCGCAACTGCATGGACTGCCACACCCTTTTAGGCAACGGGGCCTATTTTGCTCCGGACCTCACCCGGGCCTGGTTGGACCCCAAGTGGGAGACCATGGTCAAGGGCATGACGGGCAAGGCCACCAAGGAGGAGGCCATGGCGGAATGGCTTCAACACCCCGACCGCTATCCCACCTTCGTTCGCCGAATGCCCAACCTGGGCCTGACGGAGGAGGAGGCCAAGGCCTTGGTGGCCTTCTTGAAGTGGATGTCGGCCATCGATACCAATGGCTTCCCGGATCGCTTCGCCGGGGTGCAGTAGGAGGTGTCTCATGACCCAGGCTTTACCGCAAGGGAAACTCTACGAGTCCCAGAAGCTGGCCCTTTGGTACTTCTGGGTGGCCTTGGCCCTTTTTGGGGCCCAGGTCCTTTTTGGTTTGCTGGCGGCCTGGCAGTATCTGGATCCCAATTTTCTTTACGGCAAGCTTAGCTTCATGACCAACAGGATGCTCCACATCAACGCCATGATCGTCTGGTTACTCCTGGGCTTCATGGGCGGAGTGTACTGGTTCTTGCCCTTGGAGCTGGGGCGGGAGGTGGTGGGCATCCGCTTGGCTAGGTTCGCCTTCTTCACCCTGATCGCCGCGGTGGGCATCGTGGTCCTGGTTTACCTTTTGGTCCAGTACGGACCAGGCAACGCCTTTACCCTATGGTTCATCACCGAGGGCCGGGAGTACATAGAGGCCCCCCGCTGGGCGGATTTCGGCATCGTGGCGGTGATGGCCATCTTCCTTTACAACGTGGTGGCCACGGCTATTAAGGCCCAGCGCATCACCGGCGTGGTGGCGGTCTTGATGTTTGACCTGGTGGCCCTGGCGGGGCTTTACATGGCGGGAATGAACTACACCCCCAACATCTCCATGGACCAGTACTTCTGGTGGTGGGTGGTGCACCTTTGGGTGGAGGCCACCTGGGAGGTGCTGGTGGGCTCCATCATGGCCATGGCCCTCATGCACCTTCTCGGAACCCCTAGGCGCATTGTGGAGACCTGGCTTTACCTGGAGGTGGCCTTGGTCTT includes these proteins:
- a CDS encoding cupredoxin domain-containing protein, which produces MVGNSFYPKVLEIPAGTTVEFVNEDVFDLLEGERTGLHDAVVIDVQGPEPFVTPKLGHGQRYRITFTKPGEYVYICSIHPYMKGIIRVYEPLSQRTDSQ
- a CDS encoding c-type cytochrome, which codes for MEIGWIETTIGALFATVVLTLWLSRGSGWLEPRFWRNAAVVSSLIMTGILVYLTIDSLNQIREGSARVPAYSVINKAIGLKRDYEKRRDIPVIGEEVGFFGKIWSEQEAYALVNKGKMTLQSRNCMDCHTLLGNGAYFAPDLTRAWLDPKWETMVKGMTGKATKEEAMAEWLQHPDRYPTFVRRMPNLGLTEEEAKALVAFLKWMSAIDTNGFPDRFAGVQ
- a CDS encoding cbb3-type cytochrome c oxidase subunit I, with amino-acid sequence MTQALPQGKLYESQKLALWYFWVALALFGAQVLFGLLAAWQYLDPNFLYGKLSFMTNRMLHINAMIVWLLLGFMGGVYWFLPLELGREVVGIRLARFAFFTLIAAVGIVVLVYLLVQYGPGNAFTLWFITEGREYIEAPRWADFGIVAVMAIFLYNVVATAIKAQRITGVVAVLMFDLVALAGLYMAGMNYTPNISMDQYFWWWVVHLWVEATWEVLVGSIMAMALMHLLGTPRRIVETWLYLEVALVFGTGILGLGHHYFWIGTPEYWLGLGGFFSALEPIPLVAMVVHAVYDAGMHRMQTVNQPALFWAIAQAFGNFIGAGVWGFMQTLPQINLYSHGTQLAPAHGHLAFFGAYVTAILTVIYMALHQVRRPELPRFDSKLWKWAFVLMVVGIFGMSAAMTIAGFTQTMVERAIGGSTWQAYIDAQQHPWFQSGMVWRFVFGVFFLVSYLVLLWDLVTIGKGEARVVKEVGAHD